One Bacillota bacterium DNA segment encodes these proteins:
- the flgK gene encoding flagellar hook-associated protein FlgK — MISTFFGLEIARRGIMAGRTAMDTAAHNLANADTEGYTRQDAVHAATSPYTYPTREQIIVPGQLGTGVEITTIRRVRDELLDKQLRNALGEAGYWEEREDALSRVEAVFPEPSEYGLQSLIGKFFNNWHELNNSPQDVGLKAAVRVAGEELTVAVRQTYGQLEENERNLRELAQDQVDTINSVAEEVGSLNQMIQRLVLMGAQPNDLMDRRDVLLDKLAVIGTQTAEIQSDGTVVVSLFGKELVHADGTYETVTIEDPFAGTEDSLVLSFSSGETVDITAAANAYTLSGSLVGVESSRQKVKGYMEDLDTLADTIRDEVNTAHETDFFNPASTGAADFDLSDDVKDDLNNIDGTKALAVAGLRDDLVMADGTATFEGFYRQLVTRIGEDMRGAGERTLGARVVSEQLQNLRQSVSGVSVDEELTKISQYQYAFQACSRVVSIMDSLLDTLINRMAV; from the coding sequence ATGATTTCAACATTCTTCGGTCTTGAGATTGCCAGGCGCGGCATTATGGCGGGACGGACAGCGATGGATACCGCCGCCCATAACCTTGCGAACGCCGATACCGAGGGGTATACCCGCCAGGACGCGGTCCACGCCGCCACATCACCTTACACCTATCCGACGAGGGAGCAGATAATCGTCCCGGGCCAACTCGGCACCGGCGTCGAAATCACCACTATCCGCCGCGTCCGGGACGAGCTTCTTGATAAACAGTTGCGTAACGCTTTGGGGGAGGCGGGTTACTGGGAAGAGCGGGAGGACGCCCTTTCGCGCGTAGAGGCGGTTTTCCCCGAGCCGTCGGAATACGGGCTCCAGAGCTTAATCGGTAAGTTTTTCAACAACTGGCACGAGTTGAACAACAGCCCGCAGGACGTGGGTCTTAAGGCCGCCGTGAGGGTAGCGGGCGAGGAACTTACGGTTGCCGTGCGGCAAACGTACGGCCAGTTGGAAGAAAACGAGCGCAACCTGAGGGAACTGGCACAGGATCAGGTCGATACAATCAACAGCGTCGCTGAAGAGGTCGGCAGCCTGAACCAGATGATTCAGAGGCTGGTGCTCATGGGAGCGCAGCCGAACGATCTTATGGACCGTCGTGATGTGCTTCTCGACAAGCTGGCGGTCATAGGCACGCAAACGGCGGAAATCCAGAGTGACGGTACCGTGGTGGTTTCCCTGTTTGGGAAGGAACTGGTGCATGCGGACGGCACCTACGAAACGGTAACTATTGAGGATCCTTTCGCAGGAACTGAGGACAGTCTTGTTCTTTCTTTCTCATCGGGTGAAACAGTCGACATAACCGCGGCGGCTAATGCATATACCCTGTCGGGCTCCCTGGTGGGCGTCGAAAGTTCCAGGCAGAAGGTCAAGGGTTACATGGAAGATCTGGACACCCTGGCCGACACGATCCGTGACGAGGTGAATACCGCCCACGAGACCGATTTCTTTAACCCGGCGTCAACCGGGGCGGCAGACTTTGACCTGAGCGACGATGTTAAAGACGACCTCAACAACATCGACGGCACCAAGGCCCTGGCCGTAGCCGGACTGCGCGACGACCTGGTTATGGCGGACGGCACCGCGACTTTTGAGGGCTTCTACCGGCAGCTTGTTACCAGGATAGGCGAAGACATGCGGGGCGCCGGCGAACGCACCCTGGGAGCGCGCGTCGTTAGTGAACAGCTGCAAAACCTGCGGCAGTCGGTTTCCGGGGTGTCCGTGGACGAAGAGCTGACAAAAATATCTCAATACCAGTACGCCTTCCAGGCCTGTTCGCGTGTGGTCAGCATTATGGACAGCCTTCTCGACACCTTGATTAACCGGATGGCGGTATAG
- the flgL gene encoding flagellar hook-associated protein FlgL, giving the protein MRISHSMIAQNMMRYIQTNLEGLTKSQEMMSTGRKVNKPSDDPPATNNIISVHTALDINHQYTRNINDGLAWQNQTDAALGYAMDLLHRARDLAVQGASGTLTTEDMQAIARQVDGVIDGMVTVANSNLGSKYIFAGTQNATPPFTVNKVAETVTYNGNTDTVLREIASDFTVQVDAGGAVFGATGTGSVTTGVFFTLFQLRDALDAGDNATVSSTIGDVDQRIDEILVYRVGTGSRTNQLESLKSQLEDQEVRFTGVLSGLQDADIARASIQFGQQQLAYEATLSAGARLLQTSLLDFLK; this is encoded by the coding sequence ATGCGGATAAGCCACAGCATGATCGCCCAGAACATGATGCGGTACATACAGACCAACCTTGAGGGTCTTACTAAATCGCAGGAGATGATGTCCACCGGCAGGAAGGTCAATAAGCCCAGCGACGATCCCCCGGCGACTAATAATATTATAAGTGTACATACCGCCTTAGATATTAACCACCAGTACACGCGTAATATCAATGATGGTTTGGCCTGGCAGAACCAAACGGATGCGGCCCTCGGATACGCCATGGATCTCTTACACCGGGCACGAGACCTTGCGGTACAGGGCGCCAGCGGCACCCTGACGACCGAGGATATGCAGGCGATAGCCCGCCAGGTCGATGGTGTTATTGACGGTATGGTTACCGTAGCAAACAGTAACTTAGGCAGTAAGTACATTTTCGCCGGCACACAGAATGCGACGCCTCCTTTTACGGTAAACAAGGTGGCCGAAACAGTAACGTATAACGGCAACACCGACACAGTCTTGCGGGAAATAGCCAGCGATTTTACGGTGCAGGTTGACGCGGGAGGAGCGGTCTTTGGGGCCACAGGTACGGGAAGTGTCACCACCGGGGTGTTTTTTACGTTATTCCAGCTTCGTGACGCGCTCGACGCAGGGGATAACGCCACGGTAAGCAGTACAATAGGAGATGTTGATCAGAGGATCGATGAGATACTTGTGTATCGCGTGGGGACTGGTTCGCGTACCAACCAACTGGAGTCCTTAAAGTCCCAGCTTGAGGACCAGGAGGTTCGTTTTACCGGTGTCCTTTCCGGCTTACAGGACGCCGATATCGCCCGAGCCAGCATCCAATTCGGCCAGCAACAGCTCGCCTACGAAGCTACCCTTTCCGCCGGAGCGAGGCTTTTGCAAACCTCACTTCTTGACTTCTTGAAGTAA
- the flgM gene encoding flagellar biosynthesis anti-sigma factor FlgM: MKIGPANGPDAAKVYGIQQRLSKKTEKQEQGGRIADSFEPSVEIKELPLFKERLQEISEVREDLVARLRQEIAAGTYEPDPERIAKGILEELNLNRR; this comes from the coding sequence ATGAAAATCGGACCTGCAAATGGACCGGATGCCGCCAAGGTTTACGGTATCCAGCAGAGGTTGTCGAAGAAAACCGAGAAGCAGGAACAAGGTGGTCGGATCGCCGATAGCTTTGAGCCATCAGTTGAGATAAAGGAGTTGCCGTTATTCAAGGAGCGCCTGCAGGAAATTTCCGAGGTCAGGGAAGATCTGGTCGCCCGGCTTCGCCAGGAGATTGCGGCGGGTACTTACGAACCCGACCCGGAACGGATTGCGAAAGGGATATTGGAGGAATTAAACCTGAACCGGCGGTAA
- a CDS encoding flagellar protein FlgN: MRKVNEMSDYSKEGTKIDKFYDSLEGLLRRQGEIVKALLNGTEKQINALRDADSDALIKLAGEQSDLVGELARLEGIRYESQVNVAKDFGLKRDASLRELLDRAPERQRVHLTTLGKGLRADLRALREALDICRVMTWRGLQYNTLLMREIGLVEDNTYGSEGEVSQAKPSQAIDSVV, from the coding sequence ATGCGAAAGGTGAATGAGATGAGCGATTACTCTAAAGAAGGCACTAAGATCGATAAATTCTACGACTCGCTGGAGGGGTTGCTCCGCCGACAGGGGGAGATAGTGAAGGCGTTGCTGAACGGCACGGAGAAACAGATAAACGCCCTGCGCGACGCGGACTCGGATGCTTTGATCAAACTGGCCGGGGAACAATCGGACCTTGTCGGTGAGCTGGCCCGGCTGGAGGGGATCAGGTATGAGTCTCAGGTAAATGTCGCCAAGGACTTCGGGTTAAAACGCGACGCCTCTCTGCGCGAGTTGCTCGACCGGGCTCCGGAAAGGCAACGCGTACACCTTACGACGTTAGGAAAAGGCTTACGGGCCGATTTGCGGGCTTTGCGCGAGGCGTTGGACATCTGCCGGGTCATGACTTGGCGCGGCCTGCAATACAATACCCTACTCATGAGGGAAATCGGCCTGGTCGAGGACAATACTTACGGATCCGAGGGTGAGGTTAGTCAGGCTAAGCCGTCGCAAGCGATCGACAGTGTAGTATAG
- the fliS gene encoding flagellar export chaperone FliS — protein sequence MSLTNPYQQYHDNAILTADQGRLALSLFEGAARFARQAAAHIDKRDFPAAHHSLIRAQDIVEYLASTVNTEIEVGKNLATLYEFILRCLVQANMSKDTDLIKEAVIFLDQLRDTWREALNGKADEGEE from the coding sequence ATGTCACTCACCAATCCATACCAGCAGTACCACGATAACGCAATCCTAACCGCCGATCAGGGCCGTCTTGCCTTGTCTCTCTTTGAAGGCGCCGCCCGCTTTGCCCGGCAGGCAGCCGCACATATAGATAAACGTGATTTTCCTGCCGCGCACCATTCCCTGATTCGCGCTCAAGACATCGTCGAATATCTTGCATCGACCGTAAACACCGAAATCGAGGTAGGCAAAAACCTGGCCACTCTTTATGAATTTATTTTGCGCTGCCTGGTTCAAGCAAACATGAGTAAAGATACAGATCTGATAAAGGAAGCGGTTATTTTTCTTGATCAGCTTCGTGATACTTGGCGGGAAGCTCTCAACGGAAAAGCAGACGAAGGTGAAGAATAA